The Trypanosoma brucei brucei TREU927 chromosome 2, complete sequence genome has a window encoding:
- a CDS encoding 65 kDa invariant surface glycoprotein translates to MMKYLLVFAIIATRIPVLLATNGGDKHVKANKKLTKEGAAALCKMKHLADKVAEERSQELKDRTQNFAGYIEFELYRIDYWLEKLNGPKGRKDGYAKLSDSDIEKVKEIFNKAKDGIAKQLPEAKKAGEEAEKLHTEVKKAAKNARGVRLSEGTNSSGLYRILDWYCFKEGENAGKSDNCDGVKFSVHYETHRRRNVIDCSSTGYEENYDWSANALQVALNSWENVKPKKVESAGSDMNCNIGQSSESHPCTMTEEWQTPYKETVEKLRELEDAYQRGKKAHDAMLGYANTAYAVNTKVEQEKPLTEVIAAAKEAGKKGAKIIIPAAAPATPTNSTKNEDSASTEHVDRGIATNETQVEVGIDADFDSLLDATEAAEVTRRHQRTAMIILAVLVPAIILVVTAVAFFIMVKRRRNSSKDVDTGKAEGGVSSVKVVM, encoded by the coding sequence atgatgaagtATTTGCTGGTATTTGCAATTATTGCCACAAGAATCCCTGTGTTGTTGGCGACTAATGGTGGAGATAAACATGTGAAAGCTAACAAGAAGTTGACGAAAGAGGGAGCAGCGGCACTCTGTAAAATGAAGCATCTTGCTGATAAAGTTGCAGAGGAGAGATCACAAGAGTTGAAGGATAGAACTCAAAATTTTGCTGGTTATATAGAGTTCGAGTTGTATAGAATAGATTATTGGTTGGAAAAGCTGAACGGTCCGAAGGGGCGAAAAGACGGTTATGCTAAGCTGTCTGACTCTGATatagaaaaagtaaaggagataTTCAACAAGGCAAAAGATGGAATAGCTAAGCAACTCCCTGAGGCAAAGAAAGCCGGTGAGGAAGCTGAAAAACTACACAccgaagtgaagaaggccgCGAAGAATGCACGCGGAGTGAGGTTAAGTGAAGGAACGAACTCTAGTGGCCTTTACAGGATTTTGGATTGGTATTGTtttaaagaaggggagaatgCGGGTAAGAGCGACAACTGTGATGGCGTCAAGTTCAGCGTGCATTACGAAACGCACAGAAGAAGGAATGTTATTgactgcagcagcaccggCTATGAGGAGAATTATGATTGGTCTGCGAACGCGCTGCAGGTGGCCCTAAATAGCTGGGAGAATGTGAAGCCAAAAAAAGTGGAGTCAGCCGGGTCGGACATGAATTGCAACATCGGCCAATCTTCCGAGAGCCATCCGTGCACCATGACAGAGGAGTGGCAGACTCCATACAAGGAAACTGTCGAAAAGCTAAGGGAACTTGAGGATGCGTaccaaaggggaaagaaggctCATGATGCTATGTTGGGTTACGCTAATACCGCATATGCTGTGAACACGAAAGTGGAACAGGAAAAGCCGCTGACAGAGGTGATAGCGGCAGCCAAGGAAGCAGGGAAAAAGGGCGCGAAAATTATAATACCCGCAGCTGCCCCAGCAACACCGACTAACAgcacaaaaaatgaagatagTGCTTCAACCGAGCATGTTGATAGAGGGATtgcaacaaatgaaacacaGGTGGAAGTTGGTATTGATGCTGACTTTGATAGTCTCCTAGATGCCACAGAGGCTGCAGAGGTAACGCGTAGACATCAGAGAACAGCAATGATTATATTGGCAGTCCTTGTACCTGCCATTATTCTTGTGGTTACGGCCGTTGCATTCTTCATAATGGTGAAACGAAGGAGGAATAGCTCCAAGGATGTGGACACCGGAAAAGCGGAGGGTGGGGTTTCTAGCGTAAAAGTAGTAATGTAG